One window from the genome of Dermacentor silvarum isolate Dsil-2018 chromosome 7, BIME_Dsil_1.4, whole genome shotgun sequence encodes:
- the LOC119459598 gene encoding uncharacterized protein LOC119459598: MKIFVSALLVGLAGTVAHAHPGFHELSDSVELSERAADITKCKAKAPNTTKACKLNDVSSVGFYGYNPKKKKCMKYPHCSFITGDAFSSREKCYQTCDESSPCLDTSYSEYHDVYPFGVTPTTYHYYDPYTDDCVEIDTYGLDASDFWPNHNVFTTYKKCRNECAPTYSKRKPRRH; the protein is encoded by the exons ATGAAAATTTTCGTTTCTGCACTCCTGGTCGGCCTGGCTG GAACTGTGGCGCATGCTCATCCTGGATTTCACGAGTTGAGCGATTCAGTTGAACTATCAGAAAGAG CCGCGGACATAACTAAGTGCAAAGCAAAAGCACCAAATACAACGAAAGCCTGCAAGCTCAACGATGTGTCGAGTGTCGGTTTTTATGGTTATAacccaaagaaaaagaaatgcatgaAGTACCCACATTGCAGTTTCATTACCGGAGACGCATTTTCTTCACGGGAAAAATGCTATCAGACGTGCGATG AAAGCTCCCCATGCCTGGACACCTCCTATTCAGAGTACCATGATGTCTATCCTTTTGGGGTGACGCCAACGACTTACCACTATTATGACCCATACACAGATGACTGCGTAGAAATAGACACTTACGGACTCGATGCTTCAGACTTTTGGCCAAATCATAACGTATTTACAACTTACAAAAAATGCAGAAATGAATGTGCACCAACATACTCCAAGAGAAAACCTAGGCGTCACTGA